A window of the Danio aesculapii chromosome 10, fDanAes4.1, whole genome shotgun sequence genome harbors these coding sequences:
- the nfil3 gene encoding nuclear factor interleukin-3-regulated protein — MTSLCNMQAIKKEPPCSGPYGGEDALVLAVALKGTDRDLINHKLSTLPYKSKSTNCRRKREFIPDEKKDNLYWERRRKNNEAAKRSREKRRLNDMVLENKLMALGEENASLKAELLSLKLRFGLVSSAAYAQEVQKISTSTAALYQDFMLPSATKDSYPSDLEPTRLTSSCISVIKHSPHSALSDGSDSSTVTQGSPLINISRSPDSIKQEPLETGRYSKERISPYELYRNYLSSPFPGNFSQPSPFLQIARSSSNSPRTSDGDDGAVSKSSDGEDEQQVPKGPVPPRSDSQSVIVSTLKVPDSSASALPHKLRIKARAIQIKVEAIDPDYESSGKSSFPIDMSARRCYQMNQCATPEYIQSSLSPMSFQMTNVQDWNHQPKEWHENHQEALTSHKYRHCPDSPRPVPNKLTVDLENDSYANSESDNLYLKQGIADLSAEVASLKRLISKQQGSVIESTKSTTEIDSS, encoded by the coding sequence ATGACATCATTGTGTAATATGCAAGCCATTAAGAAAGAGCCCCCATGCAGTGGGCCCTACGGTGGAGAGGACGCCTTGGTGCTGGCAGTAGCTTTGAAAGGGACAGACAGGGACCTGATTAACCACAAACTGTCCACCCTACCTTACAAGTCCAAGTCCACCAACTGTCGCCGAAAACGTGAGTTCATACCCGATGAGAAGAAAGACAACCTTTATTGGGAAAGAAGGCGCAAGAACAATGAAGCAGCCAAGCGTTCACGGGAAAAGCGTAGACTCAATGATATGGTTCTGGAGAACAAGCTTATGGCGCTTGGGGAAGAGAACGCATCGCTGAAAGCTGAGCTTTTGTCACTTAAACTCAGGTTTGGCCTAGTGAGCTCAGCAGCTTATGCTCAGGAGGTGCAGAAAATCTCCACTTCCACCGCTGCACTCTACCAGGACTTTATGTTACCCAGTGCCACCAAGGATTCCTACCCAAGTGATCTGGAGCCAACGCGTTTGACCAGCAGCTGCATTTCGGTCATCAAGCACTCACCTCACAGTGCCTTGTCCGACGGATCTGACTCAAGCACAGTTACCCAGGGGAGCCCCCTAATAAATATTTCCAGATCACCTGACAGCATCAAGCAGGAACCCCTGGAAACTGGCAGATACTCCAAAGAGAGAATCAGTCCCTATGAACTCTACAGGAACTACCTTAGTAGTCCTTTTCCCGGGAACTTCTCCCAGCCGTCTCCCTTCTTACAAATCGCTAGATCATCTAGCAATTCGCCACGAACATCTGATGGTGATGATGGGGCCGTAAGCAAGTCCTCTGATGGAGAGGATGAACAGCAGGTCCCAAAGGGTCCAGTTCCACCCAGGTCTGATTCACAGAGCGTGATTGTGTCAACTCTCAAAGTGCCAGATTCCAGTGCCTCAGCCTTGCCTCACAAGTTGAGGATCAAAGCCCGGGCCATCCAGATTAAAGTGGAGGCAATTGATCCCGATTATGAATCATCTGGAAAGTCCTCTTTTCCCATTGACATGTCTGCAAGAAGATGCTACCAAATGAATCAGTGTGCTACACCTGAGTACATTCAATCATCTCTTAGCCCGATGTCCTTCCAGATGACCAATGTTCAGGACTGGAATCACCAACCGAAGGAATGGCATGAGAATCACCAGGAGGCCCTGACTAGCCACAAATACCGGCACTGTCCAGACTCACCGAGACCTGTGCCTAACAAACTCACCGTTGACCTTGAAAACGACTCGTATGCTAACTCTGAATCTGACAATTTGTACTTGAAGCAAGGCATTGCGGATTTGTCGGCAGAAGTGGCCTCCTTGAAAAGACTGATTTCAAAACAGCAGGGGTCTGTTATTGAGTCCACGAAAAGCACTACTGAAATTGACTCCTCATGA